The Thermodesulfobacteriota bacterium genome contains the following window.
TCATTGAAATTCTTAGTTTGATAGAGCGGTCAAGCTCTGGAACATAGATCCTTTTCCAATGAAGATTTGGTGTCTGACGGCGCTTAACCTTGTTGTTTGCATGTGATACATGGTTTCCAACTAGAGGCTTTTTGCCTGTTATCATGTCTCTTTGTGCCATTTTATGATCTCCTTACTAATACCTAAAACAGGGTATAAAGTATTCCACAAGAAAAAAATTTGTAAATATGAACCAAAAATAAAAAACCGTGGCTAAAAATATCGCGTATATCATATTTGTGTCAGAAAACTTAGGAGC
Protein-coding sequences here:
- the rpmB gene encoding 50S ribosomal protein L28; amino-acid sequence: MAQRDMITGKKPLVGNHVSHANNKVKRRQTPNLHWKRIYVPELDRSIKLRISMRTYRTINKKGLLAVLKDNGLTLKDVT